Sequence from the Caloranaerobacter sp. TR13 genome:
AAATCAGGTACAGTAACATTTGATGTTGCAAAAGCAGTTAAAGATATTAAAGCTGGTAAAGTTGAGTATAGAGTAGATAAAACTTCTATTGTTCATGTTCCAATTGGAAAAGTTTCTTTTGGCACAGAAAAATTATTAGAAAACTTCAAGACTGTTATGGAAGCTATTATTAAAGCTAAACCATCTGCAGCTAAAGGAAGATATTTAAGAAGCGTTGCTGTTTCAAGTACAATGGGTCCAGGAATAAAAATAAATTCACAAAAATTAATGGACTAAAAAATAGTTGACAAGATATTATTTTGCTGATAAAATTATATTGTTATGATGATATAGATAAATTAATATTTTAACCGTAGACAGTAGGTACTCTTAGGAGTTTAAAATTGCCTACCGAGGTTGTTTTTAAGTATAGGAAACAATAGCCTCTCTGTGTCTACGGAGAGGCTTTAATTGTGCCTAAGTTTCCGCAATAAGGAGGTGGACCTGGATGAGTACTAAGATTGAACAAAAAAAGCAGATAGTTCAAGAAATTAAAGATAAGATTGACAGAGCCCAAGCAGTTGTATTAGTTGACTATAGAGGGCTAAATGTTGAAGAAGTTAATGAATTAAGAAAGAAATACAGAGAAGCTGGAGTAGAATACAAGGTTTATAAAAATACTTTGATGAGATTTGCATTTAAGGATGCAGGTTTAGAAGAGTTCAACAACTACTTAACAGGACCTAGCGCAATAGCTTTTAGTTATGATGATCCAGTTTCAGCTGCAAAAGTAACAAATGAGTTTGCAAAACAACACGATAAACTAGAAATCAAAGCAGGTGTAGTAGATGGAGAAGTTATTGATGTAAATAGAGTTAAAGAATTAGCAAACTTACCATCAAGAGAAGTATTAATAGCACAAGTACTTGGTGGATTAAATGGTCCTATTGCTGGATTTGCTAATGTTCTTCAAGGTACTATTAGAAAGCTAGTATATGCTTTAAATGCTATAAAAGAAAAACAAGAAGCTTAATTTAAAATTCAAAATGAAAAAAAGAAAAAATAATGGAGGGATAATAAATGGCAAGTGAAAAAGTGACTAAGTTAATTGAAGAAGTTAAAGGTTTAACAGTATTAGAATTATCAGAGTTAGTAAAAGCATTAGAAGAAGAGTTTGGAGTAAGTGCACAAGCTCCAGTAGCTATGGCAGCTATGCCAATGGGAGGAGCAGCTCAAGCAGCTCAAGAAGAAAAAACTGAATTTGATGTAATATTATCAAGTGCTGGAAGCCAAAAAATCAAAGTAATCAAAGTAGTTAGAGAGTTAACTGGATTAGGATTAAAAGAAGCTAAAGAATTAGTTGACAATGCTCCAAAACCATTAAAAGAAGGAGTATCAAAAGAAGAAGCTGAGCAATTAAAAGCTAAATTAGAAGAAGCAGGAGCTAGCGTAGAAATAAAATAGTAGATTTAAAATACTCCGGTATATACCGGAGTATTTTTTTGCATATAAAATCCCCTTGACATCTACAAATCGTTATGATAGTATTATAAAATGCATTATAGTGGAGTTTTAGAAGGATAAATGAATAAATCCCGTTTTTTTTGGGAATATTATTACGGGTATGTCTTTTGTTGTTTACCAAAAAAAGTCAATAATAGGGGCATGTTGCGCCTTTAGTTTTTAATAAGGGGTGAATAATTAATGGTACATCCTGTTTCAGTTGGCAAGAGAACCAGAATGAGTTATTCAAAAATTGATGAAGTTTTAGAATTACCAGATTTAATTGAAGTACAAAAGAAGTCCTATGAGTGGTTTTTAGAAGAAGGACTAAAAGAAGTTTTCGAAGATATTTCACCAATCGAAGACTATACAGGCAACTTAATTCTAGAGTTTGTAGACTATAATATTTCAGGAGAACCAAAATATGACGTAGAAGAGTGTAAAGAAAGAGATGTTACATATGCAGCACCTTTAAAGGTTAAAGTTAGATTAATAAATAAGGAAACAGGAGAAGTTAAAGAACAGGAAGTATTTATGGGAGATTTCCCTTTGATGACAGAAAAGGGAACTTTTATCATTAATGGTGCAGAAAGGGTTATAGTTAGCCAGTTAGTAAGATCACCAGGTGTTTACTATTCACAGCAAATTGATAAAACAGGAAAAAGACTGTACTCAGCAACTGTGATTCCAAATAGAGGGGCATGGTTAGAGTACGAAAGTGATTCTAACGATATTGTATTTGTTAGAGTAGATAGAACGAGAAAAGTACCAGTTACTGTACTTATAAAAGCATTAGGATGTGGAACTAATGCAGATATAATAGAATTGTTTGGTCCAAGTTTACAGCTTGAGAAAACTTTGGAGAAGGACAATACAAAAACTCAAGACGAAGCACTTTTAGAAATTTATAAGAGGTTGAGACCGGGTGAAACACCTAATGTAGAAAGTGCTAAGTCACTTTTGAATTCGCTATTTTTTGACCCAAGAAGATATGATTTTGCTAAAGTTGGTAGATATAAGATTAATAAAAAATTAGCATTAAGAGAGAGAATTGTAAACTATAGAGCGGCTAATGATATAGTTGATGAAAATACAGGAGAAATTTTAGTTGAAAAGGGAGAAAAGATATCCAGACAAAAAGCTTTAGAAATTGAAAATGCTGGAATTAAGTCTGTTGATGTTTTAACAGATGAGAATAAAGTAGTTAGAGTTATAGGAAATCATTTTGTTGATATAAAGGCTTTTGATCTTCCTTTCCCGATAGAAGATTTAAAAGTTAAGGAAAAAGTATATTATCCTGTAATGAAAGAACTTATTGAGAAATATGAAGACCCAGAGCAATTAAAAGAAGCTATAAATGAGAATGTAAAAGAATTGAGTCCAAAACATATTATTATTCCTGACATAATAGCTACTATTAATTATGAATTTAATTTATTCTTTGGTATAGGTGAAACTGACGATATCGACCATTTAGGAAATAGAAGACTTCGTTCAGTTGGAGAGCTGTTGCAAAATCAATTTAGAATTGGTTTATCAAGAATGGAAAGGGTAGTTAGAGAAAGAATGACTATCCAAGATATTGATGTTGCAACGCCACAACAGCTTATTAATATAAGACCTGTTGCAGCTGCAATAAAAGAATTTTTTGGTAGCAGTCAGCTTTCTCAATTCATGGATCAGACAAATCCACTTTCAGAGTTAACTCATAAAAGAAGAATGTCTGCTTTAGGACCTGGAGGTCTTAGCAGAGATAGAGCAGGCTTTGAAGTAAGGGACGTTCATCATTCACACTATGGTAGAATGTGTCCTATTGAGACTCCAGAAGGTCCAAACATAGGTCTTATTACTTCTTTAGCAACTTATGCTAGAATTAATGAGTATGGATTTATTGAGTCTCCATATAGAAAGGTAGATAAAGAAAGAGGCGTAGTAACTGATGAAGTTGAATATTTAACCGCTGATCTTGAAGATAAGTACGTAATAGCACAGGCTAATGAACCTTTAGATGAAGAAGGCAGATTTATAAATAAAAGGGTAGTAGCGAGAGGTAAAAAAGGAGTAATAGACGTAGTACCAAGAGAAGAAGTAGATTATATGGACGTATCACCTAAGCAAATTGTATCAGTAGCTACTGCAATGATACCATTCTTAGAGAATGACGACGCAAACAGAGCGCTTATGGGTGCCAACATGCAGCGTCAAGCAGTGCCTCTAGTAAAACCTGAAGCACCTATTATAGGTACAGGTATGGAGCATAAGGCAGCTAAAGATTCTGGAGTAGCT
This genomic interval carries:
- the rplJ gene encoding 50S ribosomal protein L10, with the protein product MSTKIEQKKQIVQEIKDKIDRAQAVVLVDYRGLNVEEVNELRKKYREAGVEYKVYKNTLMRFAFKDAGLEEFNNYLTGPSAIAFSYDDPVSAAKVTNEFAKQHDKLEIKAGVVDGEVIDVNRVKELANLPSREVLIAQVLGGLNGPIAGFANVLQGTIRKLVYALNAIKEKQEA
- the rplL gene encoding 50S ribosomal protein L7/L12, with amino-acid sequence MASEKVTKLIEEVKGLTVLELSELVKALEEEFGVSAQAPVAMAAMPMGGAAQAAQEEKTEFDVILSSAGSQKIKVIKVVRELTGLGLKEAKELVDNAPKPLKEGVSKEEAEQLKAKLEEAGASVEIK
- the rpoB gene encoding DNA-directed RNA polymerase subunit beta; translated protein: MVHPVSVGKRTRMSYSKIDEVLELPDLIEVQKKSYEWFLEEGLKEVFEDISPIEDYTGNLILEFVDYNISGEPKYDVEECKERDVTYAAPLKVKVRLINKETGEVKEQEVFMGDFPLMTEKGTFIINGAERVIVSQLVRSPGVYYSQQIDKTGKRLYSATVIPNRGAWLEYESDSNDIVFVRVDRTRKVPVTVLIKALGCGTNADIIELFGPSLQLEKTLEKDNTKTQDEALLEIYKRLRPGETPNVESAKSLLNSLFFDPRRYDFAKVGRYKINKKLALRERIVNYRAANDIVDENTGEILVEKGEKISRQKALEIENAGIKSVDVLTDENKVVRVIGNHFVDIKAFDLPFPIEDLKVKEKVYYPVMKELIEKYEDPEQLKEAINENVKELSPKHIIIPDIIATINYEFNLFFGIGETDDIDHLGNRRLRSVGELLQNQFRIGLSRMERVVRERMTIQDIDVATPQQLINIRPVAAAIKEFFGSSQLSQFMDQTNPLSELTHKRRMSALGPGGLSRDRAGFEVRDVHHSHYGRMCPIETPEGPNIGLITSLATYARINEYGFIESPYRKVDKERGVVTDEVEYLTADLEDKYVIAQANEPLDEEGRFINKRVVARGKKGVIDVVPREEVDYMDVSPKQIVSVATAMIPFLENDDANRALMGANMQRQAVPLVKPEAPIIGTGMEHKAAKDSGVAVVAKNDGVVTRVSATEIVVKRDSDGILDTYKLLKFKRSNQGTCINQRPIVKKGERIRKGQVIADGPSTDLGEIALGRNLLIGFMTWEGYNYEDAILLNEKLVKEDVLTSIHIEEYEAEARDTKLGPEEITRDIPNVGEDSLKDLDERGIIRIGAEVEAGDILVGKVTPKGETELTAEERLLRAIFGEKAREVRDTSLRVPHGESGIIVDVKVFTRENGDELPPGVNQLVRVYIATKRKISVGDKMCGRHGNKGVISRILPEEDMPFMPDGTPLDVVLNPLGVPSRMNIGQVLEVHLGLAAKALGWHVATPVFDGATEEDIEEALEKAGLPRTGKIVLRDGRSGDPFDNPVTVGYMYMLKLHHLVDDKIHARSTGPYSLVTQQPLGGKAQFGGQRFGEMEVWALEAYGAAHTLQEILTVKSDDVVGRVKTYEAIVKGENIPEPGVPESFKVLIKELQSLALDVKVLSDQDDEIEIKESIDDEVSDINLSLDSTEVYVEEKSEEK